CGGGAAAATGTTCTAGTGGACTTGAACTTGGCAGATGAGGTAAAAGCAGAAGTCCGTTTAAGGGAGGCTGCAGTCAAACAAAGGTCAGAAAGGCGTTATAATACACGAGTGGTGCCTAGGAGCATGAAAGTGGGCGATTTGGTATTACGTAGAAAGGCAAAAAGTCCAACTGATTCAAAGCTGACACCTAATTGGGAAGGTCCATATAGAATTCTGCGTGATTTGGGGCAAGGGGCTTACCACTTGGAGGAGTTGTCTGGGCGCAGGGTTCCAAGAGCTTGGAACGCCCAACACTTGCGATACTACTACAGTTAAAGTTGTGTTCTGTTCATTTCGTTTCAGTGTGTTTTATTCTGTCCAAAGACTACGTCGTGTTTATTTGTTTGGTGGTTCCTGTACTTGTTTAAGTGCCAAGACTATGTGGTTGTTTAGTAAGACTCAGTagcatgcactcttttctctacccattagggggagtttttaacgaggcatgatgttaaattttaatgaaaaaaacaggtatgcacttttttctctaccccaggcgggagagtttttaacgaggcataacctttaaaaaattcttaagtgctttgttagcatttaagttacttttcaacttaggtctatcaattgggcgattccagacaattgagaaagagtaagcctcttaaaactagagcgtttggccacgaattcataagcatagccttaacttggattaagcttgtccaacttaaacacaaagtctccaagcgagcaaatttctatatcagaacaaattgcgcttctgatctctttatttttgattcaattcaaaattacaaaggccttatgaattcaaagaatagttgTTAAGAAAATATCAAAGTTTTCCTTTTGTGCAAAACTATGAAAGTTTCCTTTGCGTGGAAAGCTTGAATGAACCCATCGTTCTGTGATTAAAAGGAATCCGGGTGAAAGGTATATGGGCTGtgaattattttcatttgttcatATTATTGATGTGTTGTTTAGGGATTTTTCATTTGTTCATATTATTGATACGTTACTTTGGAGTTAATCATATTATCATAAGTGGAAGTGATGAGTCTAGGTGAGGAAGGGCGATGCAGAGTTAAGGTTTAGCAATAACAATGAGATTTTCAACGTAAGAACGCTTGTATTAAAATAAAGGAGAGGCGGTACGCCTTAAACAGACCAGAGATAATTGAAAAGCAGGAAAGAAAGAAACTACATCATCCACTTGGTATAAGACCAAGTAGGAAACAAAACATCATTCTCTATTTTTCGGGCGAAGGATCAGTGGTTTTCTCCTGCACCCTCCTTGTCATTGGCGTCTTCACCTTTGTCGtcatttctttctccttcattttcttcttcttcttcttcatcttcttcttcttcttcctcgaagTTGGGCAGAACCAACTTTCCGTCAATGATCCTTGCATAAGGATCAATACCGTCAGTGTTGATGGGCAGGTTTGGGTTGAGAAACAGAATTTGCTCTTTGGCCTTGTTAAAGCCAGCTTCAAGTTGGGAGAGGATGGAGGCCTTCAAGGAGGTGGTTTCGGTGGAAAGATTGGCGACAAATTCCTTCAAATCTGTATTCTCAGAGACGAAAAGGCTTGCctcttccttcatcttcttattctcttcttcttttgcctTCATCAAGGCTTTGTTTTCTTCAAAGGTCTTCTTCAATTTCTCAAGTTCCAAAGCCAGGTCTGCGGCTTTTTTCTCATTGACTTTGTTAGATTTTTCCAACAGTTTCATGGTTGATTTCAATTGGGCGTTCTCTTTTTCCTTGTCTTCAAGCTTCTTGGCCGTAGAAAGCCCATCGAAGCTACTGGATTCAAGTTCTATCATTTTTGAAATTGCAGCAATTTCCAGGCTCTTGGTCATAACAGCTTGACAGGCTTCTTGAAGCccaatttttcttattttctctctGTCAGCCTCGAACACAAGGTTCGTATCCACCAGGGTGTTGAAGTTGATACGGGAATCCCATAAAGAAGTGACTTCTTCTGCAGTCATGTCTTCAAACTCTTTAAGTTCATACTTCCATGAAGGGGGCGGGGCGCTGGAAGATCCATATTGGTTGCCACCTTTGGATACAAACTTTTTCATTGAAGACTGAATGCTAGCCTTCTCCGTGGGCTTCTCAGAATCttgatttcttttccttcttttcgGGGCGGGATTCTTGTTAGTTTCAGAGTGGCTTCCTTCAGGTTTAGTCAAAGTCTTGGCAGGAGAAGGTTTGTTTTTCAATGCTTGCTGTTCACGACGGAAGCGGAGAATGTCATCTTCAGAGAGGCGTGCCATTCTAGCTGCAATGAAATGAAGAAGCAGAAAGTCATAAATCTTTGGGCGAAAGAGATGGGTAGGAGAGATATAAAAGGAGATTCTTACCAACAAAGCTGGCTAAGTCCCTCTTTTTAAACGCTTCGTAAAAGTCATACAGGTTTAAGTTAATTGTTGACAAGAAATCAACTTCATGTTTCTCATCAATTGTTAAGGAAGATTCAGGTATTTTGTAAATAAGTTCGGGCTTATCAGTCCAGTAATATGGGAACCGAGGAGTGCCGTCATCATAGTAGAAAACGTCTTTACTTTTTTCAGATTCCCTCAGTTTGAAAAATTTTGCTTTCCAGTGTTTGTAGTTGCTCCTAAACAGAGTGAAAAGCCCACTTCCTCTAGCGGAAGATAGAGAAATGTACTCACCCTTCACTTTCATCCCAGAGGTttcaaaaaaggagaaaaatttCTTACAGGTAGGAACTATGTTCAGGCAGATGCATAACAATTCAAAGGCCCTAAGATAAGCCCAACCATTTGCAGATAGTTGAGTTGGGGCGATATTCATTAGGGATAGGCTGGAACAGGTGAAGTCTGAAAGGGGAAGTTTATATTCGAGGTCAAGAAATATGGTTTGGAAGAAATACGTGTAGTTTCTTCCGCTAGAGTCAGGTTTTCCAAAACAACAAGGTTCATCAAGGGCGCATGCGATTATGTCTAAGTAGGCATCATTTCCGTCAGCCCTAAAAGTGTATTTGGTTAGCAGATCCATTACTTTAGGAATGGTATGGAAATGACTGAATCTAGTTGTGATTTTTCGTGAAACCCATAGGGAATCAGCAGCCGTGGGGTTCTTACGATTCTTAGGTGCCTTACGGGAATTTTTTGCAACCATTTTTGAGAACCTACCTGAAATTAAAAGGAAAAGGGGTTATCAGGGTGGAGAAGTCTTGTGAAAGAGCCGTTTATGGATATATTAGGCAGATAGGTCTCAGCATTCTGGGTAAAAGAGTTTGTGTGCaagaaatttgatttgataTTTGATTTTGAGTTCAAGAGAAGAAATGGAGAAGAGGGGATGTGAACATTAAAGCTGATAAACAAATAGTTGAAGGGGATGAGGATTTACCAGGAGGAAAAGAGTAGAGCTTTGAAGAAGACGCGGAATGTTCTTGTAAAATTCTCAGAGGCCCTTTTGTTCCCCGAGAGTAAGCAGCAAGCACCTGTTAGGATTTTGTGAGGAAATTACTGGGGAGGTTGAAAGTAGTGAGAAGTGAAGAGAGGTGGTGCTTTTATAATCGTAACTAGGAGTAGTCGCGTGGTTTCATATACATTTTTAGGCTTTAGGAGAGGAGACGTGTCCTTTGTTGAACCGGTAAAATTTCTCTGGTGAAACGTCTTGGGGAAGTAAACAGTCGCGTTTCTTCAGGTTTGAATGTAATAATTACTTTTTTACTAGTGCCGTTTGAAAGGATTCAGATAATGGGTATTAAATGCTGAGTGGAAATGAATTATGAGAATTGTCAGGTTTTGTGCCATCACGTGTTAGGGAAGGtagattcaaatttcaaaatatttgcatATCTTATTTGTGATTATGACAGGAATATGACAGTGAAGTGATGGGAAGAGATCTCAGTCAGAATCTTAGAAACGAGAGCAGGTGGAGTAATTTCAGTAATCGACAAGGGCGAAGCTTCTTTTTGCTTATTGAAAAAGGCGAAGCTTCCTTTGCTTGTTACAAGGGCGAGGCTTATGCTGTTTATTATGTGACATCTTTGCATGTAACAGTTATCTAAGTTTAGCGTTACTGACTTTATATGTTTAGGGGCTTCGAGTATTGTATTGTGGGCTTACTTAAAAGACACGCTGCACCTTAAAATGGCTTTTAAGCttaggtgtcttgtgggcttgtgtactgTTAGCGGGCTTACAGCCTTTGTATTATGTGGGCTTACCGAATTTGTACTATtgggccaggcgacccatgacccgaacgggtcaaaacttcataatatataaagaggacacCGCCCATGCGGTGGGGGGGCCGAtactttttactcattttgttaCTTTGCCTTGTTCTACTTTTGTTgcctaattgcttagccctAACCGGAGATTTAGACCGGAATAGGTATGGTGGCGCGTGATTCTAGTGGAGTTGTCCTTTTTTCTGCAGCAGGTCGTGAGTTTCATATGCGGGACGTTAAGATAGCTGAAGCCATGGCAATTAGATGGGCTATGCGAATAGCTATTGATTTGGGTTTCAAGGAGGTTATGTTTGAGACGGATAATTTATCTGTTGTTAAAGTTTGGTCTAGTTTTTCTTCCCAGTTGTCGTACTTAGCTTCTATTCTGTCAGATTGTGTTGTTCTATCGTCTAGTTTTAATTCCTGTAGTTTGAGTCATGTTCGTCGCAGTGGTAATATGGCTGCTGACTTTATGGCAAAATTTGCCCTATCAGATCAATGTTTTGTTTGGATATCGGATGCTCCTCCGGGTATCGAAGGGATCCTATCCAATGATGTACTTTCAGCTTCTATTTGATTAATGAAATTTGGtttatgtcaaaaaaaaaaaaaactatagggGTCGCCCTCCTATTCAGAATAGCAACTTGTTTTGTTTCGCTTATAGCTAGAAAAAGGCAGCAAGAGTGAAGCTTTTCTTTGGAAGGTGGCTAATGATATCCTCTTATCAAATGAAGCTTGAGTTTCAACTGCTTCTAAAGCGGCTCCCTCCTACAAAACCATGGATGAAGATCAATACAGATGGTTCCTTTCTTCCACAATGTAGAAGCTTGCGGTGGTGTTATCCGTGATCACAATGTGTCCTAAAAGTTGGTTTCTCAGTTAAATTGGGGATCTATTCGGTTCTTCATGCTGAACTTTGGGGTATCAATCAATTGCATTAGGATTGCTAAATCAAGAGGCTACTCTAAATTTCTGATTGAGTCTAAATTTCGGGCAGTACTCAGATTTTTGAATAAGGGGGATGCCTGCGCTCTTACCCTCGTGCTCCCTTGGTTAAGGAGATCCTTTCCTTGGTCAACATGGATCCTCACATTCATCGTAAACATGTCTATAGATAGGCTAATTATGTGGCGGATGCCTTTGCAAAGAATGAGCTTGTTTTTCCTTTCCCATATGGGAATCTATGATGTGCTCCCTTTTTTTTGTCTAGTACCTTTTATGTTTGATTTCTGTTGTACTTGGTACTTCAGGGATAAATTTCCTATGTAGCTTTTAGCTATAGCAACCAAATTCACACATTTATAAAACtatagggaccaaaagtgcaattaagtttTTATTTCATCACGCTCCAACCAATACTAGACCCAGAACAATTTACTTCAACCTTGCATAAACATGAAGAGCAAGATCCCGATACTCATCATCACTAAGTTATTTTATGTAGCATTTCGTGAAGAAACCATTATTTTGGAGCAAAAGTCCTCTGCCCTCACACCTTAAAGATGATGTGATTTATTGAATTACAAGTTTTAACTGAAACAACTTACTACATTTATATGATAAAAATAGGATTGGCATTTACACTTTATTGTATACCATCTCATGTATATAGAAACAAAAAGGAGACTAAACTAACCTGTAGGGTAACCATAAAGAGAACAAATAATTACACCAAGAAAAAGATGCACATTCCAGCAAGCAATCAAATGATCAAAGGCCTATTCTCCAGGAAATTCAGGCTTCAGGAATGGGTGTTAATTCCTGGAAAACAAAATTGAAGGAATATAAGCATGTCCATGACAACACATAACAGTTACAAAAAATGATCAATTTACTGAATTACCTCAGCAAACCGCAGATGCCCGCGATGAACATTCGAAGATTTAACGATAATTTCCCACTTAGGATCCAGTGATGCTGTCTTGGGAGCTTGAGATGGTACATGAATGTTGGAAGCGAGATTTGACCACGAAGATGTATTCCTTGAGGAAACTGTAGGTAAAGTACGCTTAAGCCAAGACTCTGAAGGAGCTTTCGGTAAAGGAAGGGCAAGAGGAAGCTTCATAGAGCAAGCATATGATGTCTCTCCATTGTCTAATTTCATAGGTGGTTGGTTTTCATTAGAGTCACGAATGCTTTGTTGATCAAATTCTGAATCATTACCCTCTTTTGAGTTTCTCCATGAAACAGGATTCTGAATTAGGCCACCAGAACTTTTTTCACTGCTAGAAAATTTGTTTTCGGACTCTATTTTCTTGTACTTCACCGTTTCTGGACTTGAAATCACAACCAAATTTCGATTTAATTTACTTTGGTAATCAGGCTTTGTCAACCCTTGCTTTTTTGAATCCATTTTGTTGGAAAgatttctcattttcatttgcATATCATCAGTATAATTATCAGAACGAACCAGGAGCAATGATTCAAGAGACACTGAACTTTTAGGATGTAATGCCTCCTTCTCATCCACAACACCCAAGTCATTGCTATCctcaattgaagaatctatacaAGGAGTTTTAAAAATGCTACCGTCTTTTGTTAAAGTGTCGAAATCGTCCCCTCCTTGATTGGTTGGACCTTTCAtttcagaagatgaagatttaACCATCTGCACAGAATCTACATACAGAGTTTTCTCAGCAACGGGGCTTTCAGAGCTTGATTCATTTTGATTTCCCTCACGAGCGAATGGTGTGCTAAAACCTTTTCGATGTGGATCAATGCCGTGCTTAGAATTTTCTGTAACACTGAGAAAATCTTTCTCTTTTGTAGAGCCAGATTGGGACTCTACTGATCTTTTCCCATAATTAGCAGTTCTAGCATGCTGCAGAAGAAAGAAAACatgaacaaaaaaataatagagCCTGAAGTGGAATAATAACAAAAACCAGAGAAGTAGGTAGGGATTGATTAATACCTCTTTTGAAGTTCTTCTGTGAGATGCAAATGATTTACCCGGcactcgatcatccgcagaacTTAGAATCCTATCATTCATTCTTAATCCTGGTATTGGATTCAAAAGGCAGAATCGAGGAAATAGCCCGCAAATTTTGGCTGAATAGTTTTCAGatctatcatcatcatcatcaccacttTCATCTTCACTTTCTTCTCTATCAATATCTTGGGCATAATGTGGCAAAACCTTCTGCCATTTCTGATTAAGAGGATGGGAATTTGCTCCAGTTACCACTTTCCTTAAGTGTCTAGGTTGCTGTTCTTGTTTAACAATTGGCTTCCTAGAGTTGTATTGAACTGGAGGTGTTTCCGAAACCATTGCCTTTGCTGCCGGCAAGAACCTCCCAATCATGAAATCACGAGCCTGTTGATCTGTCGAAAAACTTTCCGACGGTTGGACTTCTTGATCATCCCATCCACTCAAGCCACTCACACT
This portion of the Lotus japonicus ecotype B-129 chromosome 3, LjGifu_v1.2 genome encodes:
- the LOC130744175 gene encoding uncharacterized protein LOC130744175, whose product is MVARDSSGVVLFSAAGREFHMRDVKIAEAMAIRWAMRIAIDLGFKEVMFETDNLSVVKVWSSFSSQLSYLASILSDCVVLSSSFNSCSLSHVRRSGNMAADFMAKFALSDQCFVWISDAPPGIEGILSNDVLSASI
- the LOC130742787 gene encoding uncharacterized protein LOC130742787, which encodes MILNILMEENQLDFNQPLLSVRRFSSTVTSENENKRKINKSEAKRPPLPTYKSELKSGPVSNPGTVPFEWEKTPGRPKNESKLQTKAIERPYMSPKLPPGRVVKAEQQYFDKVPKGASVTQSRTESAPSDSHSVSSWDDKVRKHKSRKEVVQENESSVSDDGDEAYLDALDTLSRSESFFMNCSVSGLSGWDDQEVQPSESFSTDQQARDFMIGRFLPAAKAMVSETPPVQYNSRKPIVKQEQQPRHLRKVVTGANSHPLNQKWQKVLPHYAQDIDREESEDESGDDDDDRSENYSAKICGLFPRFCLLNPIPGLRMNDRILSSADDRVPGKSFASHRRTSKEHARTANYGKRSVESQSGSTKEKDFLSVTENSKHGIDPHRKGFSTPFAREGNQNESSSESPVAEKTLYVDSVQMVKSSSSEMKGPTNQGGDDFDTLTKDGSIFKTPCIDSSIEDSNDLGVVDEKEALHPKSSVSLESLLLVRSDNYTDDMQMKMRNLSNKMDSKKQGLTKPDYQSKLNRNLVVISSPETVKYKKIESENKFSSSEKSSGGLIQNPVSWRNSKEGNDSEFDQQSIRDSNENQPPMKLDNGETSYACSMKLPLALPLPKAPSESWLKRTLPTVSSRNTSSWSNLASNIHVPSQAPKTASLDPKWEIIVKSSNVHRGHLRFAEELTPIPEA